The window GGAGCATAAGATGgccaacatattgtgtttctgcTATTCTTTTACGAAGAGCCATCTTTAACATGATCATCTGCCTGATCTTAtcaaatgcttgccacaacaaaagccctttcactgacttgaactttgcattgaaacactcagcgaggttattggtcacatagtctactttgtatatttcattgaatttgcttcttgaccacaactttccatgatgttcatccatgtactccttcaccaaaggattgtgagcatacaacactctcaaatggtgctcatgcttcctcaagatgcatgtgcatgatGCTGGCCATAGGTTCTCATCATAAACTTTCCCTCTGAATGTCTTTTAAAATTCTAcgctaggtgtcgcatacattccctatgttccactccagggaatacaatttctactacactttctaaacccttgcaagcatctgtgtgTATAACTAAACCTGAGGGTGTACCTGTAATGTTGCGCAACTACTGCAGAAACCAGACCCAACTCTCCTCGGACTCTATCTCCAACACACCAAATGCAATtgggaatagccagttgtgtccatcaactgcagaagctgctACTAGCTGGCCTCTCCATCTTCCATTCAAAGCAGTTGCATCGACAGCCAAATAGGGCCTACAACCATTCAGAAACCTctaccagcaagccttgaaacaaacaaaaaCCCTCTTGAAGCACTCCTTCTCTAGTGCCTTCCCTTGTATTTTGTACTTAACTGTATGCTTctcaatctctacaacactccctggactaGCCGTCTCCAATTCAGCTTTGAATGTGTAAAGCAACTGAAAACTCTCATTCCATGGACCATTAATCTATCAAGAGCCCTTTCCTTAGCATAGAAAATCTTCATGTAAGATATATTAATCTTGTACCTCTCAAATAGTTTCCCATGGAGTGCTGTTGGACCAATTGTTGGTGTttccctcacccaatccaagattgcatctgccacccacctaACCTTTGCAAGCTTAGATTTGTCatttccccctccccctccaggtggGAAAGTGTGCCCGTGTGGGTTGCTTTTATCTGAAACAAAATGAAAAATGATGTTAAATACAATTAAGAAACAGTACACATGATCTAAATATAGAATGGATAAATAATCTGATAAAAAGATTCAGTTGTAATACCTGAATCAATTTGCTCTTTAGCATAGTGGATGCATGCAACCTCCACCTACACCTATCATAAGGGCGATGAACGGTGAATCTTCTTGGCTCACTCCTATCAACTTCATAGGAGTTTCAGTGAGAATGCAATATGTAGTCACTGCATTACGACAGTCCACCATCGATTTGAAAACGGTTCCTGGAGTAAGCTCAGGATTCTCCCTGTTCCACTCAATTATTGGCATGTCCTCACCATCATATTCTTGTAAAACTAAGGAGTCGATGTTCTCCTCCCTCTCTTCATCGTCAGTGTCATCAAATCTAGCATGGCTGCTAGGCTCCTCTGCATATTCATCTTCCACTGCCTGTTGACTAACTCTATCTACCAGTTTAGGGAATAAaatctcatcctcatcatcatgttGAGGCACTTCCTCGTCAGGCTCTACATCTACTTCTACATTAGGTGCAGAAAGGAGAGGAGAAGTGGCAGAATTAGCGGCAGCCGACATGTTGTGGCTTTTAGAACCACTAGGTTTACTTGGTATCGACCTACAAGGAGTGCGAGGACGCTCGCTATTAGTAGAGACAGATGATGTCTGAACACCCTTCCCCTTTGGGATACGTTGTTTTAGTGCTTGAAGCACATCGATATGGATTTTACCGAAATGGTTGTCAGCATTCAAACTAAATAGCAATCCCAGATGCTCATCACAAGTTAATGGGACAAATCTTTGCTCGGTACTGTCGAAATATCTCAGTTCAACGGCATCGGCAGGGCTCCATGGATACTCACAACAGAGTGCCTCACGGAAATCTATGAATTAAATGCTGGTTTCTACCACTTTAGGATAGAAAACCCCATAAATTAGACACGGTGTAGTTCCACGCAGCTCGCTAGTTTCCGTTCTAACCGCCAGCCGAAAAGCAAGTGCAGGATCAACCCTATTCGGTTGAAATAAGATAAGGGCGTAGTTAGGCCAAAAAATTCAGATAAATTGCACTGATTCATGCTAATGGTGGTCAAATACAGCCTAATTTACGGATCTCCTAATCAATTTGAGAGCAAAACGATGCTTACCCAGGTGGAATCCATGAATTATCCACCTCTGATTCGACCCAATCATCTCCACGGTCGATGGGCCGGACGGGGTGCTCCCCCGACATCGCTTCCTAATCCTAGATGGGGAGAGAGGGTAGATGCGGTGGAGGCGGCACGACTGCGGTGGAGGCTGCACGACGGCGACGGAGGGGGCGGCACGGAAGCGACTCGATCTAATTCAAGTTACAGTGAGGGGAACCTACAGTGAGTGTCAGTTTCGGCCATACTGGTTAGCACGTAACGGTAAAAATGTGGACTCGGCCCTACACGGCCCCACTGGTTAGCACGTAACGGTAAAAATGTGGACTCGGCCCTACacggccccactcgtcagagttaacggtcaagccaTTGACCCGACGGCAACGTCCGTTGTGACCAGTTTTGAGGGTTttaggcaagggagtggggaaaagtgagcaaaagttaagatcGTGGGGATGCATGAGTAGAACTAAGGAACCATGGGCACAGAAATAAAAAAACCCATAAAGTAAATGGGATAGCactaacactagcacccacatAACATAAGCCATGAtggaaatgatctcctattttaacagagacaacaggcatgccaacaacaagtctatgtttatctttttcatcaggtttggcaattctagtagcttcattaaTGAAATAAATAACATGTacatcaatattttctaccaagatatctttaaccatagcaacattaggtccaactttaatttgttcaaagGGTGTAGGTGTTCTTGTATAACTCttgtgaaccacagttgaagctttagcatgttctttttATCCTAACAtgaaaatgtggtttctcaatatatgcAGTATGaataactggatcaacattataagtagtgGTTTCTTCCCTACCTTCAAtgggttctactacttttacttcaatgggaggatgatatttaaaacacttctccttagggagatcaacatgtagcaaatgattcacagaaagaagctactatctcagagtcaagtccatattttatgctaaattcacgaaaagcctcGGTATCCATAAAaagttttaacacaatcaaattcaaGCTTTATAGTtgtctccttaccttcgtcgaactcccaatcttcagagttgcgtttaattctttccaagagatcccatttgaattcaatagtcttcttcataaaagagcgAGTACAAGAGGTattgagcatggattgatcattacgagaaagccgagcataaaaaatctgAATAACGATTTCCCTTGAGAGctcattattggggcatgaatataacattgacttaatcctcccccaagcttgagcaatagcttctccttcacgaggccaaaaattatatatataattctgatcacgatgaaccagatgcataggataaaacttctgatgaaattccaatttcaatcggttgtaattacaagatccagtatcatcacatagcctataccatgccaatgtctttcccttcaaagataaagggaagaccttcctcttgaattcatctccgggtaaacttgcaagcttaaataatccacaaacttcatccacaaagattagatgcatatcagaatgtagtgttccatctcctgtTCAAGCTCTTTTTGCAAGACAAGCATGGAGATTAATTGCAAGGCCTAGTAGTTTGTGTGCTCAACCCCTAAAGGCCATATATTACCCCAACGGGAGGTTAGAAGATACAGTCTTTACTGGCAACAATTCCTCTACTTGACAAGCAATAAGCTATGGGTTGGAATTACTGAAAAAGGGATTGGTATGGGGAGTTGGCAATGGCATAAGAATTCGTATTTGGAGGGACAAATGGCTACAAAGACCTCATTCATATAAATTGTTCTCCCCGCAGGGAAGGTGCCGAATTAGATATGTATCGATTTTGTTGAATGAGAATGACTCATGGAATTATGCACTGTTGAGGAAACATTTTGCTATGGCCGGTGTGACTAAAATCTTAAAGTTGCCTGCATCATTGGATTCGGAGGATATATTGTTTTGGGGTCCACGTAAATGGGGACAATTCTCTGTTAAGAGTGCGTATGATTTCGCGTGTGAGGAAGCCCATAGAGGTGGCGCAGTTTCATCAAGCAGTAACCCATCTGGTGCACACTTCTGTTGGAACTATATTTGGTCATGCGATATACCTCCGACGGTCAGAAACTTTGGTTGGCATGTAGCAACAAACTCCTTgccaacttggcagaggaagaacaGAAATGGACTCAAGGCCGAGGGGGAGTGTCCTATTTGTTCAGGGAAATTGAAGATAATTTTCACCTTTCTTGGTATGCCAGGGAGTCGTCAGCTTTATGCAAAGATGGCCATAGTATGGAATCTGCCGGATATTCAGTCGATTATGAATACGGGAAAAGAATGGCTTCTTCATGTCTTGGAGCCTTTGGATCATTTGTCCAGATGTATGTTGTTGCTGACATTCTGGAGGATTTGGCATGTTCGTAATGAAGTAGTTCATAATAAGCCAGCTCCACCAAATGAGGTCTCAGCCCGGTTTCTTCAGAGCTATTTGGAATTGATAATGGGCATCAAAATGAATCCGGGGATGGTGTTGGGCAGTGGGAAACATGTGCTCCTTGTTGATCCAGTAGAAAGAACTTCTAATAGGCCATCTTCGGACCTTCTGAAGTGGTCTCCACCAACGCTTGGCTGGGTGAAATTAAATGTTGCAGGAATGTTTGGATCGGGTGGCGAAGCAGGTGCAGGCATGATCCTCGGGGATGAGGAGGGAAGCATCATATTTTCATCCTGTAGGAGGCTGTATTTCTGTCGCGAGGCCTTAGAAGCGACCTTATATGCTTGCAAGGAGGGCCTAGAGATTTCCATGCAAAGAAGTAATATGCCTATCCGAGTGGAGGTGAATTCAGCCAATGCAGCAATGTTGATCCAGAATGAGGAGGATGATAGATTAATTTATGCTTTCTTAGTTCGTGATGTTAAGAAGTTACTTAGTAGTAGTAATTCTTGTATTACTCCTGTCTCAACCTCCCAGAATAAGGCTAGTATCTCTTTGGCAAATTTTACTAGAGTTGGTGGTAGAACAATGACCTGGATTGCGTCAGGACCACCGAAGGTCCTTAATGCTGCAGTTGATTGTAagggcatgtactccctccgtccggaaatactcgtcggaggaatggatgtatctagatgtattttagttctagatacattcatttttatgcatttctccgacaagtatttccggacggagggagtacaatggagGTAACACCATGCTGCTGCCCCAGTATCCACGTAGGAATAAATATATGAAGCACCAGTTCCATTAACCAGTGTGGTCCCTTTTGTACTCTTTCTCTTTACCATCATCTTGTTCCTTTAAACCAATGGCTGCGCATGTCCTGGTGCTTTACTCCTTGCTTTTGCTTCTTCCCTCTCCCTTTCATTTTTTTGGCTGAAGCATCAGGCTCCCTGCAAGAGACCGCTAGCCTCTGCAAGCAGcactctttttctctctctcaccATGCATCCGACGTGGAACAGCGGGGCAGCACTCCAACGTGGAGCATTGGCCATGCCCTAAAGATACCAtgattgagtaatacaagttttattcctaaaaaaaggatgttgagtGCTCGAACATCTCAATTTGGACGGATAGATGATTCCAAACACTGCAACTCTCAAACCAATGGACCGGACGGGCAATGGTCCATTAAAAAAGGTCTCCGATGTTATTGATGATTACACCAGTAGTTGGAAAACCCCTCAAAGAAAAAACAGTAGTTGGAAAACTGATATTATTCGCCAAAATTTCTTTGCGCCTTATGCAGGTGTCGTACTCAATATCCCGTTGAGTTCATCGGGAGGTGAGGATGCATGGGCGCCAGAAAAATCGGAAATTTCTTTGCGCATGATGCGGATGCCNNNNNNNNNNNNNNNNNNNNNNNNNNNNNNNNNNNNNNNNNNNNNNNNNNNNNNNNNNNNNNNNNNNNNNNNNNNNNNNNNNNNNNNNNNNNNNNNNNNNNNNNNNNNNNNNNNNNNNNNNNNNNNNNNNNNNNNNNNNNNNNNNNNNNNNNNNNNNNNNNNNNNNNNNNNNNNNNNNNNNNNNNNNNNNNNNNNNNNNNNNNNNNNNNNNNNNNNNNNNNNNNNNNNNNNNNNNNNNNNNNNNNNNNNNNNNNNNNNNNNNNNNNNNNNNNNNNNNNNNNNNNNNNNNNNNNNNNNNNNNNNNNNNNNNNNNNNNNNNNNNNNNNNNNNNNNNNNNNNNNNNNNNNNNNNNNNNNNNNNNNNNNNNNNNNNNNNNNNNNNNNNNNNNNNNNNNNNNNNNNNNNNNNNNNNNNNNNNNNNNNNNNNNNNNNNNNNNNNNNNNNNNNNNNNNNNNNNNNNNNNNNNNNNNNNNNNNNNNNNNNNNNNNNNNNNNNNNNNNNNNNNNNNNNNNNNNNNNNNNNNNNNNNNNNNNNNNNNNNNNNNNNNNNNNNNNNNNNNNNNNNNNNNNNNNNNNNNNNNNNNNNNNNNNNNNNNNNNNNNNNNNNNNNNNNNNNNNNNNNNNNNNNNNNNNNNNNNNNNNNNNNNNNNNNNNNNNNNNNNNNNNNNNNNNNNNNNNNNNNNNNNNNNNNNNNNNNNNNNNNNNNNNNNNNNNNNNNNNNNNNNNNNNNNNNNNNNNNNNNNNNNNNNNNNNNNNNNNNNNNNNNNNNNNNNNNNNNNNNNNNNNNNNNNNNNNNNNNNNNNNNNNNNNNNNNNNNNNNNNNNNNNNNNNNNNNNNNNNNNNNNNNNNNNNNNNNNNNNNNNNNNNNNNNNNNNNNNNNNNNNNNNNNNNNNNNNNNNNNNNNNNNNNNNNNNNNNNNNNNNNNNNNNNNNNNNNNNNNNNNNNNNNNNNNNNNNNNNNNNNNNNNNNNNNNNNNNNNNNCCAAATAAATAGCTGCTTAAACGGCAACAGAAATTACCATACAAGGAAACGAACTTGAAAACACCTACAAGTGAACTATACAGATACTTCCTATTTCTTGTATGCAACTAAGCCATACAAAGAGAAAATAATGTCTTACCATAAAACTGCCAGCATAGTTTTTCCTTATCCATAGACTAGTTAGTGCGAGCATGACAGGAAGCTTAGCTGCTGAATCCACCTCCACAGCCTGATCATAATATCTTTTTGCCAAGTGCAGATCAAGGGGAAGTCCATGACCGTGCTCGTGCATGTACCCAAGGTTAAACATGGCCTGGGCATTAGACTGTGATTGAGCATGCATATATGCCTCTGCTGCACGCTCATAGTCCCTCCCTACACCCTGTAACACAGGACAGATTCAATATGTGATTTCAGCAATGATACTATGAAAAGTCTCGAGAGAGCGCACAGCCCCCTAGTACCTCTGAAATGCAAAAGCAAATTTAGAAGCAAAACCAGACTCCACAACTATGTTGCAGGCGCATCCCGTTTTCAAATACATCTCATGTGTGAATTTATTTTAGAAGCCATATATTTTACTTAGTTATCCAAATAGTGGTTTTGGAGAAGTTGTCTCATCAAACATGACAGTTGGTCCCTCTCAAAAGACATTATGTACAAGTGCATAACTTCATAGAGACAGATGGCTTATATTGCGTGCAAACATATGGCTTGTATTGGTGCCACATAAACTCCATATTCTTTTCAAAATTCAGAACACAAACCTAAGGCACTTTATATTATTGTTTACCATGTTtttaacaatctgtagtaatcatactaagagaaagaaacaaaaaatgaGGACCAGATCTCCAACATATAATATTAGCCTACAACATATGGTGCTTTATGTGAATTTGTTAAGTAATTTTAGCAGAAGCCTGCAATCATCTAGATAGGATCAAGAGGGTACTTGAGAAACGTGTTATACCAACTAACAGTAAGGACCATTTCACATACCCGGCCATAGTAGTAGGCATCGCCAATCAACAGAGCAGCATGCTCATTACCCTGCTCAGATGCTTGCCACCACAAAGCATGTGCACGGAGATGTCTTTCCATATCTGAACAGAAGCCAGATTCTCCCATGCAAATATGTTCATCGCCATATCTATCAAGAATCCAGGCGGCATTGCTTTGGGCAACCTCGTACCCAAGATCTGCCATTCTAGAATATAAGAGCAATGCCTTCCCTATGTCGCCTTTTAAATAAGATTCTAGAGCCCACCTAGACATCGAGCTCCAGGGGCCCCTCTCAGCAACAGACTTGTACAAAACTGTTGCCTGAAACAAGAAAGACTAATGATTCAGCCCTTTGATAATAATATTTCGAACAATTCATGTTTCCCTATTTGTATCATAACAGATTGATATCATTAAAACAAACCGAAAAAGTATGTTATAGCATTAATGCTTCTGTAAATCAGCCTTCTATCTTTCTCTACAGAAACAACAGCTTGATCTGCCTGAGCAGAGGGTTTTCTATTCAATCTTGTAACAGGAAATGTATACTTTAGCATTACATGCCACTTCTTTAATTAATACACTATAGTCCATTCAAGCAGACATAAAGATGACAAAGAGCACATACACTCTAGGGGTACGTTTGGTTTACCACCAACACCAGCCTTACCAAAAAATCGGCTCGCCAACGGGATTTGGCTGCCGTTTGGACAAGCACCAAAAAATTGGCTCGCGCAGCCCGCGTGGAAAGCCTGCGTGTTATTCTCGCCAATTTGTGGGCGCGCGAGGGCATGGAAAATGCTCGCCAAATAATTGGCAGCATGCCCTCGCCCGCTCTTTATGTGGGTCCCGCTCCGTTTTTGGTTTTATACCATGGTCCCGTCCAGTGTTTGGTAGTAAAAGACATCAGTACGGCAGATTAATCGCATGGGTAGCTACGTGATGACCGAGCAGTTGTTTGAAATCATGGATGGATTTTTACATTGACGTGTTGTTTGGATGGATCAATCCCGTGTAAGCAGCTGCCCAACATAGTTTTGTTACTATACTGGTTTTTTCTTCTGTGCGGGTAGGGACTAATGGTCACAAAACCACTACTAATTATCTTGATTCTCTATACTCTTGAATGTTTATTTTTGGCTTATTATAGTTAATTGATTTCTATAGTACAGAAAAACTTATTTTTTAATGTGTCTCTTTCTTTGTTGGCTCGAGATACAGCCAAATTAAAATCAAATCAAACACTAATCAATCCAGCTACTCCTACAAAGCATTTGGTAACTCAGCTAGTGGCAAACCAAATGAAGTCTCGGCAATTTTATCAAAATTTTGGCAAGTACATTGGCTACAATCCAAACAATGTtaacttaccaaaattttggtcatgcccTCACACAGGTCATGCCAATTTTTTGGCTGGGCTAGCTGGGGCACAAACCAAACACACACTAAATCTAAAGATGGTGcacatgcaagaaaataaaataaaataggccTGCTATAGCACCATAAAAAAAATGCACGCTTGGCGTATTCTAGCAGACAACTCTATCACGGAGCATTCAGCAATACTTCCATACAAATACTCTTACAAGCTACTGCACGAGTTCCAAATCAGATTCTTTGCTTGGATAAAAGAAACAAGTGAAAACAAGTTATGTTTGTCATTACATGCGAGCATGAAGATTGAATAATTTAATAGTGATATTGTCGTGTGGTTTATATGTTTTGGCGTCATTTTATATCTATAATGTAAGCATATTGGATTTTTGCAATTCGAATGCTTCACTTTAAGATTGATTCTTTGATTTGAAGACTTTCTTGAAATATAGCAGAGCCCGCTGTGCCTAGTGTGTTGTAGCAACATCATCTGCTATAAGAAAACACTTGGTTACTCAATACACTTCTTTATACTACACACTATTCAAATATTATGCGAGACATTAACTGGTAGGAAATAATTCCTATGGACCCGTTGAACTTGGTTGTAGCCTCAGGAACTGAATCAATTTAGATAGTTTGGCAAGATATATCCATATCGGATGTGATAAATTCATAATGGAACTGAGATAGACTTCCACCACCGGGTTTCTAAGAAAAAAGAAAAGCGCCGAGGCACAACACACAGTCTACTCATTGGGCATCTTAGGTGCTATGGTGGCCTAATTACGCATGGCTCATGAGAGCATCCCTTACTCATACACTGATGATGATTTGATAAGGAATGCTCATTGAAGCATCATACATAATTGTGACAATGGAAGATTTAATTCAGCAATTGATACAGCAAAATAATTGTCATTACCATATGGAGGTTCCTCTTAAGACCAATTCCTTTTTGGAACAACTTTGCCACTTGATAAATAGCTTTTGGTTGCCCAGCATTTACTGCACGAAGAAAATAATTGCATGCTGTCATCACATCCCTCTTTACACCAATACCCTTTAGATATAGAACACCAAGGTTATAATAACCCCCatgccactactagaaaaaccgctactaatggcgcacctagtatggccattaatggcgcatctgtggtgcgccactaacagcacgccattagtaNNNNNNNNNNNNNNNNNNNNNNNNNNNNNNNNNNNNNNNNNNNNNNNNNNNNNNNNNNNN is drawn from Triticum dicoccoides isolate Atlit2015 ecotype Zavitan chromosome 6B, WEW_v2.0, whole genome shotgun sequence and contains these coding sequences:
- the LOC119325921 gene encoding ERAD-associated E3 ubiquitin-protein ligase component HRD3-like, whose protein sequence is MTACNYFLRAVNAGQPKAIYQVAKLFQKGIGLKRNLHMATVLYKSVAERGPWSSMSRWALESYLKGDIGKALLLYSRMADLGYEVAQSNAAWILDRYGDEHICMGESGFCSDMERHLRAHALWWQASEQGNEHAALLIGDAYYYGRGVGRDYERAAEAYMHAQSQSNAQAMFNLGYMHEHGHGLPLDLHLAKRYYDQAVEVDSAAKLPVMLALTSLWIRKNYAGSFMVRHYFLFVWLSCIQEIGSICIVHL